One region of Candidatus Melainabacteria bacterium RIFOXYA2_FULL_32_9 genomic DNA includes:
- a CDS encoding 30S ribosomal protein S18 — translation MTANDRKKHKPCNFCADKMEVIDYKDTLRLKRYLTERGKILPRRITGTCARHQRLLSTSVKRAREAALIGYIFEG, via the coding sequence ATGACAGCAAATGATAGAAAAAAGCATAAACCCTGTAATTTCTGTGCGGATAAAATGGAAGTAATTGATTACAAAGATACTCTCAGATTAAAAAGATACTTAACTGAGAGAGGTAAGATCCTTCCAAGAAGAATCACAGGAACTTGTGCACGTCATCAAAGATTATTATCAACTTCAGTTAAGAGAGCAAGAGAAGCTGCTTTAATTGGCTATATTTTTGAAGGTTAA